GGATCCTGCGACAATGACGAAAACGATGAATAATCCTAAAATCAATGCCCAAACATTATATCTTGGCTTATCCCCATCTTTTTCTCTGATGTGCATGAAGAAGAATAGTTGAACCAAGAGCTGCAGGACTGCCATTGCAACGATTGATACGATCAATGTTGTTCCGCTGATCACATGCTTTAGCGTAAGGACCA
This Falsibacillus pallidus DNA region includes the following protein-coding sequences:
- the cyoD gene encoding cytochrome o ubiquinol oxidase subunit IV gives rise to the protein MSHQESHGSVKSYVIGFILSIILTIIPLVLTLKHVISGTTLIVSIVAMAVLQLLVQLFFFMHIREKDGDKPRYNVWALILGLFIVFVIVAGSMWIMTFNAQVA